GAGCGGCCGAAACGGGCCGAATCGGCCGCGGGGGGCGGTCCGGGCGGGCCGAGCGCCACCGCGGGAGTGCGAACGTGCGGGCTCGAAGTTGACCACGTCGCGCCCTCCCGTCCGCCGATCCGCCCCACGCCGCCGCCGGAATCGGCCGTGGCCGTGCTCGTGACTCGGCTGCTCGTGACTCAGCGGTAGTCGTCCTCGTCGAGTTCCACCACGCGTGCCTGCTCCGCGCGGTCGCCCTCGTCGGCGTCGTCCCGGCCGCCGCGGTCCAGCGGTTCGTCGCGGCGGGGCGAGAGTTCGGTGTGCTGCTCGGCCGCGTCGGCCTCGGGGGCCTCCACGTCCGTCTCCTCGTAGGAGCCGGGGCTCCCGTGCCTCTGGGCGGTCCCGGGCGCTGCGAGGGTGTCGGCCTCGTCGAAGGTCTCGGGGTCGCTGGGGTCGACGGTCATGTGTCCTCTTCCCGTGTCCTCTTCGGATTCCCGTGTCCTCTGCGGGCGTGCGAGTGTGCGGTGCGCCTGCCCCTGGGCAGGCCGGGTACACCGGTGGGGCGAAAGCGCCGCGGCATTGTGCCCGGGGCCGACGACACCCGCGTACGGATGTGCCCATTTTGTACGTGAGAGCCGCCCTTACGAGGGTAGGAGACGGTTCAAACCTGCGCCAGACAATCTGTGACCGCGAACACACCAATCTCTGCGTGATCGTCTCGTAACATTGCCCCCATGTCTTCGACCGAGCTGCCCGGCACCCTTGCCGCGGCCGAGCCCAGGACGGCCCCGGTGCGCGTCGCGGACGGCGAGCGGCTGCGGTCGGTCGGACTGCACGGGCTCTCGCTCACGGTGCGCTCGCGACCACCGGCCGCCCAGGGGCTGCCGACCGCGCTCTTCGTCCACGGACTCGGCGGTTCCTCGCAGAACTGGTCCGCCCTGATGCGCGAGCTCGACGGCGTGGTGGACGGCGAGGCCCTGGACCTGCCGGGCTTCGGCGACTCCCCGCCGCCCGACGACGGGAACTACTCGGTCACCGGCCACGCCCGCGCGGTGATCCGCTATCTCGACTCCTGCGGCCGGGCGCCGGTGCATCTGCTCGGCAACTCGATGGGCGGCGCGGTCGTCACTCGGGTCGCCGCGCTCCGGCCCGACCTGGTCCGCACCCTCACCCTGATCTCGCCCGCACTGCCCGAACTGCGGGTACAGGGCAGCGCGGTGCCGACCGCCCTGCTCGCGGTCCCCGGTGTGGTCCGGCTCTTCACTCGGATCAGCCGCGACTGGACGGCCGAGCAGCGCGTCCGCGGAGTGATAAACCTCTGCTACGGCGACCCGAACCGGGCCGGACCCGAGGAGTTCGAGGCCGCCGTCGAGGAGATGGAACGGCGGCTGACCCTGCCCTACTTCTGGGACGCGATGGCACGCTCGGCCCGCGGCATCGTCAACGCCTACACCCTGGGCGGACAGCACGGACTGTGGCGGCAGGCCGAACGCGTGCTCGCGCCCACCCTGCTCGTCTACGGCGGGAAGGACCAACTCGTCGGCTATCGCATGGCCGCACGCGCGGCACGGGCGTTCCGCGGCTCACGGCTGCTGACCCTGCCCGAGGCCGGACACGTGGCGATGATGGAATACCCGGACACCGTGGCCGCCGCTTTCCGTGAACTCCTCGCGGACACAGGCGAGTTGAGCCACGTGAGTACGGGGAGCTGAGGCAGGGCGTGGGACGTCACAGGCGCCGCGGACCGGCGGCCAACAACGACACAGGATCCGTACCCGTCGTACCCGGCGCGAACGCCGGCCCCCAGAGTCCCGGCGCCTCCACACCCCAGAGCCGCGGCCGCCGCCCCGGCGCCCCCGCTCCCACCCCACCGCCCCAGGGCACCCCCCGCCCGGCCATGCCGCCGCAGGGCACGCCCGCGCACGGAGTGCCGCGCCCGTACTTCGACGGCACCCCGGCGCACGGAATGCCGCGCCCGAACCTCGACGGCACGCCCGCGCACGGCACCCCGCGCCCCACTCCGCCCCAAGGCACCCCCGCGCACGGCATCCCGCGCCCCGGCTTCGACGGCACGCCGCCGTACGGCACGCCGGCGCACGGCACCCCGGGCGTGCGGGGCGGTCATCCCGAGCAGCGTGAAGCCGGGGGTGGCTGGGGCCTCGTGGGGGGTAGGAATACTTCGTCCGTACCGGCGCAGGCGACCGTCACCGGTCGCGGGGCCGGTTTCATATCCGCGCCTCGTCCCGGCGGCCCGCGTCAGGATTACCTCGACGCGTTCGACGACGAGTCCGTGTTCAACCCGCCCCAGCGGGTCCCCGCCTCGTCAGCCACCGGGTCGTCCCCCGATTCCACCGACCCCTCGACCCCGGCAGTTGAACCGGAGGACGAAGACGTGGCACTCGACACCCGGACGAAGCCCGCAGCCAAGGGCCCGGCCGACGAGGAGCACCCGCCCCGCCGTGCGCGAAAACGCGGCCGCGGTCGCGCCATGGCAGGCATCGCCGCCGCGGCGGTGACGACCGTACTCGCCGTCGTCGTCGTCACGGAGATCACCGGCCGCCAGAGCGACTCGCATGCGCAGGAGAGCCCAGGGGGTGAGCGCGACAAGCAGGACGACGCCTCCCGTTCCGATCACCGCCCCACCCCGGCCGACAGCAAGCCGCAGCAGGATCCGAAGCCGCTCTCGTACGAGGAGAAGATGGCGAAGATCTTTCCGCTGGACGCCGATCTGAACGGGTCCGGGGAGTTCGACGCGGTGCCCGGATTCGAGAAGGCGCCGGGCAAGGGCCAGCTGGTCCGCTACCGGGTGGACGTCGAGAAGGGCCTCGGCCTGGACGCCGGGCTGTTCGCCACCGCCATCCAGAAAACCCTGAACGACGACCGCAGTTGGGCCCACAACGGGGGCCGCACCTTCGAGCGGGTCTCCTCCGGCGAGGCCAAGTTCGTGATCACCCTGGCGAGTCCGGGCACGACCGCCGACTGGTGCGCCAAATCCGGCCTCGACACCACCCAGGACAACGTCTCCTGCGACTCGGCGGCCACCGACCGCGTCATGATCAACGCCTTCAGGTGGGCCCAGGGTGCCGAGACCTTCGGCGACAAACTGATCTACCCCTACCGGCAGATGCTGATCAACCACGAGGTCGGACACCGGCTCGGCTTCAACCATGTGACCTGCAGCCGGGACGGCGCACTGGCCCCGGTCATGCAGCAGCAGACCAAGTTCCTCAGCTACCAGGGGATCACCTGCAAGCCCAACCCCTGGGTGTACCCGAACAGTTGAGGCCAAGGCCCGAGCGGGCACGCCGTCGCCGCAGTGGCGCCCGCTCGGGGCCGCGTTGACATCTGGCGCGAACTCGACGATATTTCTGGGCATGTCGTCCCGCCGCGCACCCGTGAGCCGCGCCGCCCTTGAGCTGGCGCTCTTCGGCGTGACCGCGCTCTGCGTGGCCGACATTCACTGTCGCTGACACCCGCCTCGGCGCGTACGTCAGCTCTCGCCCCCACCGCCTCCTTCCGGACCATCTCGCACCGCCCTCGCCCTTCGTCGGCGACGCCCGCGGACGTGTCCGGGCCTGCCGCGGTGGCGGCCCCTCCCAGATGGTGACCACGGCCACCGGCCTGTGTCGGTGGACCCCGATGTCGACCGACACAAGCCGATATGTGTCGGTAACCACGGTCAACTGACGTGCCCCGGGCGGAAGTTCGCGTGTTTTCTCCCGCTGTTCTTCCCGCCGGTCCCGTTGACCGGTTTCCCTGAGAGGTCGCCTTCAGATGCGTCATACGTCCGTCATAGCCCGCCGCGTGGCAGCGGCATCCGTCAGCCTGGTCCTGGCCTCGGGCGCTGCCGCCTGCGGGCCCGAGGACAGCGGCGAGGGCGGCTCCGGCGACGACGCCGCGCCGGCCAAGGGCGGCACCCTGACCGTCCTCAACTCCGGCCCGCAGGAGGACTTCGACCCCGCGCGGCTCTACACCTCCGGCGGCGGCAACGTCCCCTCGCTGGTCTTCCGTACGCTGACCACCCGCAACCGCGAGAACGGCGCCGCCGGGGCGAAGGTCGTCCCCGACCTCGCCACCGACATCGGGCGCCCGAGCAAGAACGCGACCGTGTGGACGTACACGCTGAAGAAGGGCCTGAAGTACGAGGACGGGACGCCGATCACCTCGGCCGATGTCAAGTACGGGATCGAGCGTTCCTTCGCGGCCGAACTCTCCGGCGGCGCACCGTACTTGAGGGACTGGCTGATCGGCGGCGCCGACTACCAGGGGCCGTACAAGGACAAGAAGGGGCTCGACTCGATCGAGACGCCGGACGAGCGGACCCTGGTCTTCCGGCTCAACAAGCCCGAGGGGGAGTTCCCCTATCTGGCCACCCAGACCCAGTTCGCGCCGGTGCCCAAGGCCAAGGACAAGGGCACCAAGTACGAGGAGCACCCCGTCTCCTCGGGGCCGTACAAGGTGGTGAAGAACGAGGGGGACGGCGAGCGTCTGATCCTGGAGCGCAATGAGCACTGGTCGGCGAAGACGGACGCGGAGCGCAAGGCGTACCCGGACCGGATCGACGTGCGTTCCGGGCTCGACGCCTCCGTCATCAACCAGCGGCTGTCCGCCTCTTCGGGCGCCGACGCTGCCGCGGTGACCACCGACACCAACCTCGGCCCGGCCGAACTGGCCAAGGTCACCGGTGACAAGCAGCTCGCCGCGCGGGTGGGCACCGGCCACTTCGGCTACACCAACTACATCGCCTTCAACCCGAAGGTGAAGCCCTTCGACAATCCGAAGGTGCGCCAGGCCATCTCCTATGCGGTGGACCGGAGTTCGGTGATCAACGCCGCGGGCGGCTCCTCGCTCGCCGAGCCCGCCACCACCTATCTGCCCGCGCAGAAGTCCTTCGGACACACGCCCTACGACCACTTCCCCGCGGGCAAGTCGGGTGACCCGGAGAAGGCCAAGTCCCTGCTGAAGGAGGCGGGTTACCAGGACGGGCTGACCGTCACGCTCACCCACTCCACCGCCAGCGACTTCGAGACCAGTCCGGAGATCGCCACCGCGCTCCAGGACTCGCTGAAGAAGGCGGGAATCACCGTGAAACTCAAGGGGCTTGAGGAGAACGACTACAGCGACACCGTGCACGACGCGAAGAAGGAGCCCGGGTTCTTCCTCGCCCACTGGGGAGCGGACTGGCCCTCCGGCGGGCCCTTCCTGGCCCCGATCTTCGACGGACGACAGATCGTGAAGGACGGTGCCAACTTCAACTCCGCGTTCCTGAACGACCCTTCGGTCAACAAGGAGATCGACGAGATCAACAAGCTGACCGACCTGGACGCGGCCGCCGAGCGCTGGGGCGCCCTGGACAAGAAGATCGGTGCACAGGCCCTGACGGTGCCGCTGTTCCACCCGGTCTACAAGCGCCTGTACGGCAAGGACGTCGAGAACGTGGTCATCAGCGACTGGACCGGCGTGCTCGACATCTCGCAGGTGTCGGTCAAGTAATCATGAGCGAGGCCCAGTTGGCCTCCCGGGCGAGGACGGGCGCGGCCGATGCGGCGCCCGTCCCGGCCTCGGGGGCGAGAATGTTCTGGCGGCGGCTGCGTGCGCAGCGGGCCGCCCTCGCCGCCGCCGTGCTCGCGGCGGTGCTGCTGCTCGTGGCGCTCACCGCGCCGCTGCTCGTCCGCCTCGAAGGGCAGGACACCACCACGTACCACACGGAGTTGGTCGACTCGGCGCGCGGCGGGGTGCCCCTCGGCGCCTTCGGCGGTATCAGTGGCGAGCACTGGCTCGGCGTCGAACCGCAGACCGGCCGCGATCTGTTCGCGCGGCTGGTGCAGGGCGCCCAGGTCTCCCTCGGTGTCGCCCTCGCCGCCACCTTGATCCAGGTCGCCATCGGGGTGAGCGTGGGCCTTGCCGCCGGGCTCGGCAGCCGGTGGCTGGACGCGGTGCTCGACCGGCTCACCGAGGTCGTGATCGCCCTGCCGCTGATCGTGATGGCGCTGGCCCTGCTCGCCGTCGTCCCCGACGACTTCCCGCGCCCGGTCCTGGTCGCGCTGGTCATCGGGCTCGTCGCCTGGGGCACCCTGGCGAAGATCGTGCGCGCCCACACCGTGACCCTGAAACAGCTCGACTACGTCGCCGCCGCGCGCCTCAGCGGCTGGAGCACCTGGCGGATCGCACGCCGGGAGATCCTGCCGGGCCTCGCGGCGCCGGTGATCACGTACTCCGCGCTGCTCTTCCCGGCGAACGTCAGCACCGAGTCGGCGCTGTCCTTCCTCGGCGTCGGCGTGCGGCCGCCCACCCCGTCCTGGGGACAGATGCTGTCGGCGGCCGACGTCTGGTACCAGGCTGCGCCGCAGTACCTGCTGCTGCCCGCCGGGCTGCTCTTCCTCACGGTGCTCTGCCTGACCGTGCTCGGCGACGGTGTCCGTACCGCGCTCGACCCGCGCTCCGCCGCGCGCCTGCGTGTCGGCACCCGGGCGGGCCGGGCCGCCAAGGACGGTGCGGCATGACGCACTTCGTCCTGCGGCGGCTCGCCGGACTGCTGATCACGCTGCTCGCCCTCTCCGTCCTGATCTACCTGATCTTCTACGTGGCACCCGGCGATGTCGCCCAGCGCACCTGCGGGATGCGCTGCTCGCCCGTCCAGGTGGAGCAGGTCGCCGCCCAACTCCATCTGAACGATCCGCTCTACGTGCGGTACGGGCGCTTCCTCGAAGGCATCCTGGTCGGAGCGGACTACTCGACCGGCACCTCCGTACTGCACTGCGAGGCTCCCTGCCTCGGCCTGTCGTACCAGAGCGACCAGGAGGTCACCCGGCTGCTGCTCGACCGGGTGCCGGTCAGCGCCTCGCTCGCGTTCGGCGCCATGGTGCTGTGGCTGCTCATCGGGGTCGGTACCGGAGTGCTCTCGGTGTGGCGGCGGGGCGGGGCCACCGAACGGCTGCTGACCGGGCTCACTCTCGCGGGCGTGGCAACTCCCGTGTTCGTCCTGGGACTTGTGCTGATGATCCTGATCTGCGGGCAGGCGGAACTGCTGCCGTTCCCGCAGTACGTGCACTTCGGCGAGGACCCCGAACAGTGGGCCTGGAACCTGCTGCTGCCCTGGACGACGCTGGCGCTCGCCGAGTCCGCCACCTTCGCCCGGATGACCCGCGCCTCGATGCTGGAGACGCTGGCCGAGGACCATGTGCGCACCTTCCGCGCCTACGGGGTCCCCGAACGCGCGATCGTCGGCAAACACGCGCTGCGCGGGGCGCTCGCGCCGCTCATCGCCCTGAACGCGAACCACATCGGCGCGCTGATCGGCGGCGCGATCCTGACCGAGTCGCTGTTCGGCATCCCGGGCATGGGCCGTGAACTCGTCCACGCCGTCAAGGTGGTCGACCTGCCGGTGGTGGTCGGAATGATGATCGCCGTCGGCTTCGCCGTGGTGGTCGCCAACGCCGTCGCGGACGTGCTGTACGCGGTGGCCGACCGACGGGTGGTGCTGTCATGAGTCTGGTCGAGGTCAGCGAACTCACCGTCGACTTCGGTGAGTTGAGGGCCGTGGACGGGATCTCGCTGCGACTCGAAGAGGGCGGTGCGCTGGCACTGGTGGGCGAGTCGGGCTCCGGCAAGAGCACCGTGGCCGCCGCCCTGCTCGGACTGCACCACGGCACCGGGGCCCGGCTCGGCGGCACCGTGCGGGTGGACGGGATCGACGTACAGGCAGCGGACGAAGGGGAGTTGAGGGCACTGCGCGGGGCGCGGGCGGCGATGGTCTTCCAGGACCCGCTCTCCGCGCTCGACCCGTACTACTCGGTGGGCGTGCAGATCGCGGAGGTGTACCGGGTGCACCGCAGGGTGAGCCGCAGGGCGGCGCGGGCCCGGGCGGTGGAAGTGCTCGACCGGGTCGGCATCCCGGATGCCGCGCGGCGGGTGCGTGCCAGGCCGCACGAGTTCTCCGGCGGCATGCGCCAGCGCGCCCTGATCGCCATGGCCCTGGCCTGCGAGCCGCGCCTGCTCGTCGCCGACGAACCGACCACCGCCCTCGACGTGACCGTGCAGGCCCAAATCCTGGATCTCCTGCACGAGTTGCGTACGGAGACCGGGCTCGGACTGCTCCTGGTCACGCACGACGTGGGCGTCGCGGCA
This is a stretch of genomic DNA from Streptomyces sp. NA04227. It encodes these proteins:
- a CDS encoding alpha/beta fold hydrolase, which encodes MSSTELPGTLAAAEPRTAPVRVADGERLRSVGLHGLSLTVRSRPPAAQGLPTALFVHGLGGSSQNWSALMRELDGVVDGEALDLPGFGDSPPPDDGNYSVTGHARAVIRYLDSCGRAPVHLLGNSMGGAVVTRVAALRPDLVRTLTLISPALPELRVQGSAVPTALLAVPGVVRLFTRISRDWTAEQRVRGVINLCYGDPNRAGPEEFEAAVEEMERRLTLPYFWDAMARSARGIVNAYTLGGQHGLWRQAERVLAPTLLVYGGKDQLVGYRMAARAARAFRGSRLLTLPEAGHVAMMEYPDTVAAAFRELLADTGELSHVSTGS
- a CDS encoding DUF3152 domain-containing protein, with amino-acid sequence MPPQGTPAHGVPRPYFDGTPAHGMPRPNLDGTPAHGTPRPTPPQGTPAHGIPRPGFDGTPPYGTPAHGTPGVRGGHPEQREAGGGWGLVGGRNTSSVPAQATVTGRGAGFISAPRPGGPRQDYLDAFDDESVFNPPQRVPASSATGSSPDSTDPSTPAVEPEDEDVALDTRTKPAAKGPADEEHPPRRARKRGRGRAMAGIAAAAVTTVLAVVVVTEITGRQSDSHAQESPGGERDKQDDASRSDHRPTPADSKPQQDPKPLSYEEKMAKIFPLDADLNGSGEFDAVPGFEKAPGKGQLVRYRVDVEKGLGLDAGLFATAIQKTLNDDRSWAHNGGRTFERVSSGEAKFVITLASPGTTADWCAKSGLDTTQDNVSCDSAATDRVMINAFRWAQGAETFGDKLIYPYRQMLINHEVGHRLGFNHVTCSRDGALAPVMQQQTKFLSYQGITCKPNPWVYPNS
- a CDS encoding Ms4533A family Cys-rich leader peptide; translation: MSSRRAPVSRAALELALFGVTALCVADIHCR
- a CDS encoding ABC transporter substrate-binding protein; protein product: MRHTSVIARRVAAASVSLVLASGAAACGPEDSGEGGSGDDAAPAKGGTLTVLNSGPQEDFDPARLYTSGGGNVPSLVFRTLTTRNRENGAAGAKVVPDLATDIGRPSKNATVWTYTLKKGLKYEDGTPITSADVKYGIERSFAAELSGGAPYLRDWLIGGADYQGPYKDKKGLDSIETPDERTLVFRLNKPEGEFPYLATQTQFAPVPKAKDKGTKYEEHPVSSGPYKVVKNEGDGERLILERNEHWSAKTDAERKAYPDRIDVRSGLDASVINQRLSASSGADAAAVTTDTNLGPAELAKVTGDKQLAARVGTGHFGYTNYIAFNPKVKPFDNPKVRQAISYAVDRSSVINAAGGSSLAEPATTYLPAQKSFGHTPYDHFPAGKSGDPEKAKSLLKEAGYQDGLTVTLTHSTASDFETSPEIATALQDSLKKAGITVKLKGLEENDYSDTVHDAKKEPGFFLAHWGADWPSGGPFLAPIFDGRQIVKDGANFNSAFLNDPSVNKEIDEINKLTDLDAAAERWGALDKKIGAQALTVPLFHPVYKRLYGKDVENVVISDWTGVLDISQVSVK
- a CDS encoding ABC transporter permease, which produces MSEAQLASRARTGAADAAPVPASGARMFWRRLRAQRAALAAAVLAAVLLLVALTAPLLVRLEGQDTTTYHTELVDSARGGVPLGAFGGISGEHWLGVEPQTGRDLFARLVQGAQVSLGVALAATLIQVAIGVSVGLAAGLGSRWLDAVLDRLTEVVIALPLIVMALALLAVVPDDFPRPVLVALVIGLVAWGTLAKIVRAHTVTLKQLDYVAAARLSGWSTWRIARREILPGLAAPVITYSALLFPANVSTESALSFLGVGVRPPTPSWGQMLSAADVWYQAAPQYLLLPAGLLFLTVLCLTVLGDGVRTALDPRSAARLRVGTRAGRAAKDGAA
- a CDS encoding ABC transporter permease — translated: MTHFVLRRLAGLLITLLALSVLIYLIFYVAPGDVAQRTCGMRCSPVQVEQVAAQLHLNDPLYVRYGRFLEGILVGADYSTGTSVLHCEAPCLGLSYQSDQEVTRLLLDRVPVSASLAFGAMVLWLLIGVGTGVLSVWRRGGATERLLTGLTLAGVATPVFVLGLVLMILICGQAELLPFPQYVHFGEDPEQWAWNLLLPWTTLALAESATFARMTRASMLETLAEDHVRTFRAYGVPERAIVGKHALRGALAPLIALNANHIGALIGGAILTESLFGIPGMGRELVHAVKVVDLPVVVGMMIAVGFAVVVANAVADVLYAVADRRVVLS